A single Leishmania major strain Friedlin complete genome, chromosome 24 DNA region contains:
- a CDS encoding putative ubiquitin-conjugating enzyme e2, with protein sequence MSLARLTRERKQLLEAQQCGETAPLTSANTTAASVNSFNAAQGRIRADMQKLDGVMSEVKMDSMDWYVVHVSYTPVRGIWKGGTFNFRLVFSNDFPYSGPKVRYTGPRRIFHPNIEGDDSKEDWGVCLGMQTEWRPTCTIKDMVVAIEMLFALPNYDDPLPGVAKTAAQILKDEPSRFELIAKRWMGGNYII encoded by the coding sequence ATGAGCTTAGCCCGTCTGACGCGTGAGCgcaagcagctcctcgaggcgcagcagtgcggcgaaacggcgccgctcacaagcgccaacaccaccgccgcctccgtgaacTCCTTCAACGCCGCGCAGGGACGCATTCGCGCAGACATGCAGAAGCTGGACGGGGTCATGAGCGAAGTGAAGATGGACTCGATGGACTGGTACGTGGTGCACGTCTCCTACACGCCGGTGCGTGGCATCTGGAAAGGTGGCACATTTAACTTTCGCCTTGTTTTCTCCAATGACTTCCCCTACAGCGGCCCAAAGGTGCGATACACCGGCCCGCGCCGCATCTTCCACCCCAACATCGAGGGCGATGACAGCAAGGAGGACTGGGGTGTGTGTCTCGGAATGCAGACCGAGTGGCGGCCGACGTGCACCATCAAGGACATGGTGGTCGCGATTGAGATGCTGTTTGCGCTACCAAACTACGATGACCCGCTCCCCGGCGTGGCGAAGACAGCGGCGCAGATTCTGAAAGACGAGCCGAGTCGTTTTGAGCTGATCGCGAAGCGGTGGATGGGCGGCAACTACATTATCTAG